From the Fulvia fulva chromosome 2, complete sequence genome, one window contains:
- a CDS encoding GTP-binding protein gtr2: MHTLFGEAILSPGPKTVPPSKPNPFELSFQSSVATSYTDSSSSSNGKNDWLTQYHQAQDRLSGEPANQASNDATSRYGHAGHKGNPKLLFMGLRRSGKSSVQKVIFEKFSPAETLFLDPTTKIETAKMDSFIKFESSELPANLSYLALDFDHEGVFGSVGSLIWVLDMQDEYFQSISKLIETATFLLEHFPRINFEVFIHKTDGLSEEYKHDTFRDVRQRVQDELSDAGYGDRGVAFYQTSIFDHSVYEAMSKVVQKLLPQLPVMEALLNRLCSACRIQKAYLFDTISKIYLATDASPTFLKDYEVCSDYVDVIVDIKQIYGWQGRGSHQDGSQSQTSNSTESSAAVGESLITYDKSGNTYIYAREINEYLSLICVMGQGSTADKRMLIDYNVTILQEALQQMFKL; the protein is encoded by the exons ATGCATACACTCTTCGGCGAAGCCATTCTCAGTCCTGGGCCCAAGACCGTGCCTCCAAGCAAGCCAAATCCATTCGAGCTCTCGTTTCAATCTAGCGTTGCGACCAGCTATACAGACTCATCATCGAGTTCAAACGGCAAGAACGATTGGTTGACACAATATCACCAGGCACAAGATCGACTTTCTGGAGAACCAGCCAACCAAGCCAGCAATGATGCTACAAGCAGATACGGCCACGCCGGGCATAAAGGCAACCCCAAACTGCTCTTCATGGGTTTGAGAAG AAGCGGCAAGTCATCTGTACAAAAGGTCATCTTCGAGAAGTTCTCCCCAGCAGAGACCCTCTTCCTAGACCCAACCACCAAAATCGAGACAGCAAAGATGGA CTCCTTCATAAAATTCGAAAGCTCCGAACTCCCAGCAAACCTCTCCTACCTCGCGCTCGACTTCGACCACGAAGGCGTCTTCGGCTCCGTAGGCTCCCTCATCTGGGTCCTCGACATGCAAGACGAATACTTTCAATCCATCAGCAAACTAATCGAAACAGCAACCTTCCTCCTCGAACACTTCCCCCGCATCAACTTCGAAGTCTTCATCCACAAAACCGACGGCCTCAGCGAGGAATACAAACACGACACCTTCCGCGACGTGCGCCAGCGAGTCCAAGACGAACTCAGCGACGCGGGCTACGGCGACCGCGGCGTGGCGTTCTACCAGACTAGCATCTTCGACCACTCAGTCTACGAAGCGATGAGTAAAGTCGTGCAGAAACTGCTACCCCAGCTACCCGTCATGGAAGCGTTGCTGAACAGACTCTGCTCTGCGTGTCGAATCCAGAAGGCGTATTTATTCGACACAATCTCGAAGATATACCTAGCAACAGACGCCAGTCCAACCTTCCTCAAAGACTACGAAGTCTGCTCCGACTACGTCGATGTCATCGTCGACATCAAGCAGATCTACGGCTGGCAGGGCCGGGGGAGCCACCAGGATGGGTCCCAGAGCCAGACGTCGAACTCGACTGAGAGCAGTGCGGCCGTTGGCGAGAGTCTGATAACGTACGACAAGAGTGGCAATACCTACATCTACGCCCGGGAGATCAACGA ATACCTCTCCCTAATCTGCGTCATGGGCCAAGGCAGCACGGCCGACAAACGCATGCTAATCGACTACAACGTGACAATCCTGCAAGAAGCACTGCAGCAAATGTTCAAGCTGTGA
- a CDS encoding Heat shock protein 12B: MSSNSVQSRFKRVFGTTRRSSSNSSVQSASNSTTNLAPSAATSPSPRPVNRTAPPSSSAGSIASTAQPSQQNNNVAQQASASSTSLAMNPNGQGNMPQGRPPSYQYANQGGNQLAAGGHPNAGRPTSPMPPPPINTGGGYPPHHNSNNNMYPAPNPPGYPMNNNAGGGGGGAYPYGGPPGGPQGPHSYNRLAEVEGSQRSKAQLIVGIDFGTTFSGVAFAFATNTEAKEDIIVEWPGAGTQTKQKIPTVLYYDQHQQVVGWGPDIAEALAPTGYPKPGVQKVEWFKLQLMLSGNTYIDPINLPPLPPGKSEIDVAADYLFKLRQAMRNQLQKTLGEVFNREERNIRYFLTVPAIWNDAGKAATRAAAIQAGFLRDENDNRLTLITEPEAAAMFCSKTGLLNLKVHDAVLIVDCGGGTVDLIAYEVEEESPFTVAECTAGSGDSCGSTALNRNFSNILRAKIRKMKLPDGSKTAGKVYAKCIMDFENRIKADFRNNGQKWAVDVGIEAEFPEAGIEEGYMTFTNEEILQCFEPVVNRILELVRNQIIAIQAQNRSLQNVLVVGGFGASEYLFQQIKLHVPPQFQNKVVRPMDSVAAIVKGAVTAGITERVITSRVARRHYLMATLQPFKEGHHPEQYRVPSLDGKDRCKYTRQIFVQKGQRVKIGEPVKVSFFRQVAPGATLMYEDVLYACDEDVCPEYTKDPRIKEIVTLTSDLSRKNLEKDFERMDTPQGTFYRVYFDIYLTLDGSEFNAELVCQGEVMGRCSARFR; encoded by the exons ATGTCTTCGAATTCAGTCCAGAGTCGATTCAAAAGGGTATTCGGCACCACTCGACGCTCCAGCAGCAACTCGTCGGTCCAGTCCGCGAGCAACTCCACCACCAACCTCGCCCCTTCCGCGGCTACCTCGCCCTCGCCGCGCCCAGTGAACCGCACCGCCCCTCCCTCATCCTCTGCCGGCAGCATCGCCTCGACCGCTCAACCATCGCAGCAGAACAACAACGTCGCCCAGCAAGCATCGGCCTCGAGCACCTCGCTGGCCATGAACCCCAACGGCCAGGGAAACATGCCGCAGGGCAGGCCTCCCTCATACCAGTACGCCAACCAGGGTGGAAACCAATTGGCCGCTGGTGGGCATCCTAACGCGGGCAGACCCACGAGTCCCATGCCACCGCCACCTATCAACACTGGCGGGGGCTACCCGCCTCACCATAACAGTAACAACAACATGTATCCGGCCCCTAACCCGCCAGGCTACCCGATGAACAACAACgcaggaggaggaggaggaggagcatATCCGTACGGTGGCCCGCCGGGTGGTCCTCAAGGCCCACACTCCTACAATCGTCTCGCCGAGGTCGAGGGCAGCCAGCGCAGCAAAGCGCAGCTCATCGTCGGCATTGACTTC GGAACCACCTTCTCTGGCGTCGCTTTTGCCTTTGCTACAAATACCGAGGCTAAAGAGGATATCATCGTCGAATGGCCAGGTGCTGGTACTCAAACGAAACAAAAG ATCCCGACTGTACTCTACTACGACCAGCACCAACAAGTCGTCGGATGGGGACCAGACATTGCCGAGGCGCTTGCGCCAACAGGTTACCCGAAGCCTGGTGTTCAAAAGGTGGAATGGTTCAAGCTTCAGCTCATGCTGAGCGGCAACACTTACATAGATCCCATCAACCTGCCACCGCTTCCTCCGGGCAAGTCTGAGATCGATGTCGCTGCCGACTACCTCTTCAAGCTCCGCCAAGCCATGCGAAACCAACTGCAGAAGACACTGGGTGAGGTGTTCAACCGAGAAGAGCGGAACATCAGATACTTCTTGACCGTGCCTGCCATTTGGAACGATGCCGGCAAGGCCGCGACAAGAGCTGCTGCCATTCAGGCCGGCTTCCTGCGAGACGAGAATGATAACCGCCTGACCCTGATCACCGAACCCGAAGCTGCTGCCATGTTCTGTTCAAAGACTGGACTGTTAAACCTCAAGGTTCACGACGCAGTTCTGATTGTCGATTGTGGTGGTGGTACCGTCGATTTGATCGCATACGAAGTCGAGGAAGAGTCGCCGTTTACTGTTGCAGAGTGTACCGCTGGCTCTGGTGACTCCTGCGGTTCGACAGCGCTCAACCGTAATTTCTCCAACATCCTACGAGCGAAGATTAGAAAGATGAAGCTACCAGACGGTTCGAAGACGGCAGGAAAGGTATACGCAAAGTGCATCATGGACTTCGAGAACAGAATAAAGGCCGACTTCCGAAACAATGGTCAGAAGTGGGCTGTGGACGTCGGCATAGAAGCCGAGTTTCCAGAAGCCGGCATTGAGGAGGGTTACATGACGTTCACGAACGAGGAGATTCTACAATGCTTCGAGCCTGTGGTCAACCGGATCTTGGAGCTGGTGAGGAATCAGATCATTGCCATCCAGGCACAGAACAGATCATTACAG AATGTGCTTGTTGTTGGTGGTTTCGGTGCATCTGAATACCTGTTCCAGCAGATCAAGCTGCATGTGCCGCCTCAGTTCCAGAACAAGGTGGTCCGACCCATGGATTCCGTGGCCGCTATCGTCAAGGGTGCTGTTACTGCCGGTATCACAGAGCGTGTCATCACATCCCGTGTTGCCAGAAGACATTATCTCATGGCCACTCTGCAACCGTTCAAGGAAGGCCACCATCCCGAGCAGTACCGTGTCCCATCTCTTGACGGCAAGGACCGCTGCAAATACACCAGACAGATTTTCGTGCAAAAGGGCCAGAGAGTCAAGATCGGCGAGCCTGTCAAGGTTTCCTTCTTCCGACAGGTGGCTCCCGGCGCGACACTTATGTACGAGGATGTGCTGTATGCTTGTGACGAGGATGTGTGCCCCGAATATACCAAGGACCCAC GTATCAAGGAGATCGTCACATTGACATCGGATCTGAGCCGAAAGAATCTCGAAAAGGACTTTGAGCGCATGGACACGCCACAAGGTACCTTCTACCGTGTGTACTTCGACATCTACCTCACTCTCGACGGATCAGAGTTCAACGCCGAGCTGGTCTGTCAGGGCGAGGTCATGGGTCGCTGCTCTGCGAGATTCCGATAG
- a CDS encoding UPF0653 protein — protein sequence MPHKHTRRRASGKANFDLAPSQVAKPLPAFEKSEKAAPKGKKAAEPSLKRKRTGTSDYKQDDTPRAFARLVQLRDGQKQRAGLDDGESRKTKKKRKTDEAGNDEPELTKKTLPVDPQTGEQLKILPGERLADFAARVNQALPLGGLTRKGKYKDGPKERQTKTEKRLHKMYAEWREEETKRKERLEELQEKQEEEDEEKEAEYGGQRVDLPDSGRKAKRKRMVGEVDDADDDPWAVLKTRREAPKGLNDVVQAPPTLKVIPKEKFKVRNGAKVNVANVPGAAGSLKRREELGEARQEVIERYRAIMKSAKA from the exons ATGCCGCATAAACACACCCGCCGGCGGGCGAGCGGCAAGGCCAA TTTCGATCTTGCACCATCCCAAGTCGCAAAGCCACTCCCAGCGTTCGAAAAGTCAGAAAAAGCGGCGCCAAAGGGCAAAAAGGCAGCAGAACCAAGTCTGAAGCGAAAGCGCACTGGTACAAGTGACTACAAGCAAGATGATACACCCCGGGCGTTTGCGCGATTGGTGCAGCTGCGAGATGGCCAGAAACAGCGAGCAGGACTGGACGATGGAGAGAGTCGCAAGACGAAGAAGAAGCGCAAGACAGATGAGGCGGGCAACGACGAGCCAGAACTCACGAAAAAGACCTTGCCTGTAGATCCACAAACTGGCGAACAGCTCAAGATTCTACCTGGCGAGCGATTGGCAGACTTCGCAGCGCGTGTCAACCAAGCACTACCACTGGGAGGCTTGACACGGAAGGGGAAGTACAAGGATGGACCCAAGGAACGGCAGACAAAGACCGAGAAACGTCTGCATAAAATGTACGCGGAGTGGAGGGAAGAAGAGACGAAGCGAAAGGAAAGGCTCGAGGAACTGCAGGAGAAGCAAGAAGAGGAGGACGAGGAGAAGGAAGCAGAGTATGGCGGGCAGAGAGTGGACTTACCGGACTCAGGTCGCAAGGCGAAGCGAAAGCGTATGGTTGGTGAAGTCGATGATGCCGACGATGATCCTTGGGCTGTGTTGAAGACGCGACGAGAGGCGCCGAAGGGATTGAACGATGTAGTTCAAGCACCGCCGACGTTGAAGGTCATACCGAAAGAGAAGTTCAAGGTCCGGAATGGTGCGAAGGTCAATGTGGCGAACGTGCCTGGAGCTGCTGGTAGTCTCAAGCGTCGTGAAGAGCTCGGAGAAGCGCGACAAGAGGTTATCGAGCGGTACAGGGCAATCATGAAAAGCGCGAAGGCATGA